The DNA segment CGGGCGGCACGGTGACCATCACCAACGTCGGCGTCTTCGGCGTGGACACCGGTACGCCGATCCTGAACCCGGGCGAGTCCGCGATCCTCGCGGTCGGCGCGATCAAGCTCCAGCCGTGGGTCCACAAGGGCAAGGTGAAGCCGCGTCAGGTGACCACGCTCGCGCTGTCGTTCGACCACCGTCTGATCGACGGTGAGCTGGGCTCGAAGTTCCTGGCGGACATCGCAGCGATCCTGGAGCAGCCGAAGCGGCTGATCACCTGGGCGTAAGCGCTCACGAGGGCCCGCGCGAGGTCGGCGCGGGCCCTTCGCCGTGTCCGGGGTCCGGCCGGCCGGGTCAGCGGGCCTTCCACAGTGTGCCGAGCGAGGTGACCGGGGCGTCGGCGCTGAACTGGAGGGCGTCCTCGCTGCGCTTCCCCTGGACCTCCAGCCTCCGCACCCCCACGTTCACGGGCCCCTGGCACACGTCGTCGCTTCCGGCGGTGACCGGTTCGCCCTTGAAGTGGGCGAAGGGCCCTTCGGCGTCCACGCGGTTGAGCGTCAGGCGGTATCTGCAGGTGGCGGACCCGTGGTCTTCGATATCGGCGACGAGCACACCCAGCTCGTCGCCGAGGTGGCCCCCCTTCAGTTCGAGCCGGTTGCCGTACCCGGTCCTCGAGTCGTTCCAGAGGCCGACCAGGAACGCGGGGAGCGCGGCGGCCTCGCGGTCGGGGCTCGCGGCGGCCCGGTCGGCGGTGGAGTCCGGGCTCGCGGCGGCCTTGTCGTCGTGCTGCGTCGTGATCCAGCTGACGAAGACGGAGGCGAGCAGCAGGGAGGCGGCGGCGGCGAGCCACAGCCCCGGCTTCCCGGCCCGCCCGCGCGGCTGCGGCGGTACGGGAACGGGCGGTACGGGTACGTCCGGGACGGGCGCGGCCGGTTCGCGCCGGGACGGCGGGACGGGCGGGCGCGGTGGGCGTACGGGGGCGGGGACGGCACGCACGGGAGTGCGGACGGCACGCGCGCGGGCGGTCATCGTGACGGCGTTCGGCCCGGAGCCGACCGGCCCGGAGCCGGGGCCCGCCGGCTCGGGAGTCACGGCCGTGGGCGGGTGGAGCGGCGGTGGCGGCAGTGGCGGCGGGGCCGGTACGGGGGTCGCCGGGCCGGACTCCAGCTGGAGCAGTTCGACGGCGCGGCGGCCGATCGCGTCGGCGACCTCCGGGGGCAGCCAGAGCGAGGACGGCGCCGACTCGTCGGCCAGCAGCCGTACCACCTCGGGGAGCGCCGGGCGGGCGGCGGGCTCCTTGGCGAGACAGGCCGCGATCAGTTCCCGTACGGCGTCCGGCGTGATCCCGTCGAGCTGCGGTTCGGCGTGCACGACGCGGTAGAGCAGCTGGGCGGTGCCGGCGCCGGGGAAGGGGGGCTGCCCGGCCGCCGCGTAGGCGAGGAGGGCGCCGAGCGAGAAGACGTCCGTGGCGGAACTGACGGCTGTCTCGCCGGTGACCTGTTCGGGCGCCATGAAGCCGGGCGAGCCGACGACGACCCCGGTGGTGGTGAGGTGGGTGGCGGACTCGGCGGCGCGGGTGATGCCGAAGTCGATCAGGTGCGGCCCGTCGAGGGCCAGCAGCACGTTGGACGGTTTGACGTCCCGGTGCACGAGCCCCTGGGCGTGGACGGCGCCGAGCGCCTCGGCGAGCCCGGAGCCCAGGACGCGTACGGTTCGTTCGGGCAGAGGGCCGTGGTCCGCGACGACGCCCGCGAGGTCGCTGCCGGCCACGTAGCCGGTCGCCACCCACGGCACCTCGGCCTCCGGATCGGCCGCCAGCACGGGCGCGGTGCGGCCGCCGCCCTTCTGACCGCTGACCAGCCGGGCCGCCGACACCTCGCTCGCGAAGCGCGCCCTGAACCGCTGGTCGGCCGCCAGGTGCCGGTGCACCACCTTCACGGCGACGAGCCGTCCGCCGGGGCTCCGGCCCAGGTAGACCCGGCCCATGCCGCCGTTCCCGAGTACGCCCAGCAGTCGGTACGACCCCATTTCGGCCGGGTCGTCCGAGCCGAGCGCCTCCAAAGCCGTCATCCCCACACCTCTCACGTACGCACCGGATGTGTCGTACCGCGCTGCGCGAGTCAGCTTATGGCCAGGGGGAGTTGAGCGGGATCTTTCCGTACGGAGGCGGTCTGCGGGCTACTCTGGACGCACGGGGCACTACTCACCGCAGTCAACATAGGGAGAAACGCCGTGCCTTCGACCTGCGACCCCCAGTACGCGCCCGCCGGCGACGTGAGCGCGGCCCTGCTGCTGATGGACTCCCGGCTCAAGACCATCTACAGCGACGACCGAGAGAGCGGTCCGGACGACGAACAGCGGATGCTCGTACGGAACTTCATGGCGTCCATGGGTCCCGGTGGCGCCTATGAGCTGGTGGACGGCACCTGCACGATCATCTACATGCTCATGACGTGGCTGCGCGAGTGCCACGAGGCCCATGACAAGGACGTCCTCGAATACGTGGTGCCCGGCTTCGTGGAGGCGATGAGCCGGATGACCCGGAGCGTGGCTCCCGAGGTCATCCCCACGATGGTCGGCATGGTCGTCGCCGCCGGCACGGGCCTGAGCCCCAACCTCTGGCGCATGCAGTACGGGAACTGGACCGAGGAGGAGATGGCGCCCCTGGAGGTGACCGCGTTCCTGCTCGCCGAGCAGATCAACCGCATCACGGACGACCGCGGGTTCGCGGTCCGCATGCTGGCCGACGCACTGACCCTCGCGGAGGAGGACCTCGCGGAGGAGGACGCGGAGGACTGACGGCCGCCGGTTCAGGCCGGGATCAGGCGGTGGATTTTCATTGGTTCGGCGAGGATTCGGTCGAGGACTTTGCTCGCGTGGTGGAAGTGGGGCGTGGTGAAGTGCTCCGCCAGGGCCCGGGGGCTCGTCCACTGTTCGACGATCACCATGCGGGCGCCGTCGTTGGGGTCGGCGTAGGGGCGGTAGGCGAGGCAGCCGGGCTCGTCCAGGGAGGGTTCGATCATCGCTTCCAGGGCGGTGCGGAGCCGGTCCTCCTGGCCGGGGGCGGCAAGGCACTCGGCGACGACGGTGAGGGGCATGGGTTCTCCTGAGAGGTGAGGCGGTCAGTGGCGGGCCGGGCCCGTGCCCGCGCCGGAGGTGGT comes from the Streptomyces sp. NBC_00525 genome and includes:
- a CDS encoding serine/threonine-protein kinase → MTALEALGSDDPAEMGSYRLLGVLGNGGMGRVYLGRSPGGRLVAVKVVHRHLAADQRFRARFASEVSAARLVSGQKGGGRTAPVLAADPEAEVPWVATGYVAGSDLAGVVADHGPLPERTVRVLGSGLAEALGAVHAQGLVHRDVKPSNVLLALDGPHLIDFGITRAAESATHLTTTGVVVGSPGFMAPEQVTGETAVSSATDVFSLGALLAYAAAGQPPFPGAGTAQLLYRVVHAEPQLDGITPDAVRELIAACLAKEPAARPALPEVVRLLADESAPSSLWLPPEVADAIGRRAVELLQLESGPATPVPAPPPLPPPPLHPPTAVTPEPAGPGSGPVGSGPNAVTMTARARAVRTPVRAVPAPVRPPRPPVPPSRREPAAPVPDVPVPPVPVPPQPRGRAGKPGLWLAAAASLLLASVFVSWITTQHDDKAAASPDSTADRAAASPDREAAALPAFLVGLWNDSRTGYGNRLELKGGHLGDELGVLVADIEDHGSATCRYRLTLNRVDAEGPFAHFKGEPVTAGSDDVCQGPVNVGVRRLEVQGKRSEDALQFSADAPVTSLGTLWKAR
- a CDS encoding putative quinol monooxygenase, which produces MPLTVVAECLAAPGQEDRLRTALEAMIEPSLDEPGCLAYRPYADPNDGARMVIVEQWTSPRALAEHFTTPHFHHASKVLDRILAEPMKIHRLIPA